A part of Carettochelys insculpta isolate YL-2023 chromosome 1, ASM3395843v1, whole genome shotgun sequence genomic DNA contains:
- the LOC142007635 gene encoding olfactory receptor 52P1-like, which produces MADFNLTSSDPSMFILLGIPGLEDSHMWISIPFCTCYVIGLLANFTILFIVGTEKALHKPMYLLICMLALTDIGMSTSVMPKTLSIFWFNLKGITLDGCLAQMFFFQVISIVHSGILVIMAFDRYVAICNPLRYSTILTNTRTVKLGLVGVIRAILFFLPLPLLVRRLPFCANRLIQHTFCDHMAVAKLSCGDITINRIYGMVLALIVIGVDLMLIALSYGLIIRALLRISSKKAHQKALSTCTAHILVILMSYPPGLFASLSYRFNQGVAPHLHTIFSNVYFVTPPMFNPIVYGVNTKELREKVGKYLCRT; this is translated from the coding sequence ATGGCAGATTTTAACCTCACATCTTCTGACCCTTCAATGTTTATCTTATTGGGGATACCTGGCCTGGAAGATTCCCACAtgtggatttccatccctttctgtACATGCTATGTTATTGGCCTGTTGGCAAATTTCACCATTCTGTTTATTGTAGGGACTGAGAAGGCCTTGCACAAGCCAATGTACCTGCTAATCTGCATGCTAGCGCTCACAGACATTGGCATGTCCACAAGTGTAATGCCGAAGACACTGTCGATATTTTGGTTCAATTTGAAAGGCATAACATTGGATGGCTGCCTTGCCCAGATGTTTTTCTTTCAAGTGATTTCTATTGTGCATTCAGGCATCCTCGTAATAatggcttttgatcgctacgTTGCCATATGTAACCCTCTGAGATACAGCACTATCCTCACCAACACCAGGACAGTTAAGCTTGGGCTAGTGGGTGTGATCAGAGCtattctcttctttcttcctctgcccctgctcGTGAGAAGGCTGCCATTCTGTGCCAACCGCTTGATCCAACACACATTCTGTGACCACATGGCTGTGGCAAAGTTGTCATGCGGGGACATCACAATAAACAGAATTTATGGCATGGTGTTGGCCCTTATAGTCATTGGAGTAGACCTGATGCTTATTGCCCTGTCCTATGGCCTGATCATCAGGGCCCTCCTGAGAATCTCCTCCAAGAAAGCCCACCAGAAAGCCCTCAGTACCTGCACAGCCCACATCCTTGTTATACTGATGTCTTACCCCCCGGGCCTCTTCGCATCTCTGTCTTACCGATTCAATCAGGGTGTCGCTCCCCATCTTCATACAATTTTTTCCAACGTCTATTTTGTCACCCCTCCCATGTTTAACCCTATTGTTTATGGAGTTAACACCAAGGAGCTTCGAGAGAAAGTGGGCAAATACCTCTGCAGAACATGA
- the LOC142002655 gene encoding olfactory receptor 52E8-like gives MSNSNLTFQGPSSFILMGIPGLEAAHIWISIPFSIFCIIGLLGNFTLLFVVSKEQTLHKPMYVLICTLAITDIGMSISVMPKVLCIFWFNLKDITMDGCLTQMFFLHTVTVMHSGTLVTMAFDRYVAICKPLRYSTILTNALIFKLVLVGLIRAVLFVLPLPLLLTRLPFCANRIIPNTFCDHIAVAKISCGDITINSMYALVIVSLIIGLDLMLISLSYGLILRAVLRMFSKKTHPKALNTCTAHICVMLTSYTPFLFSTLTHRFGHDIAPHVHIILGNIYFLIPPMLNPVIYGVKTKELREKVGKYSCQILLPVATNFKHA, from the coding sequence ATGTCAAATTCAAACCTCACTTTCCAGGGCCCTTCATCATTCATCCTAATGGGGATCCCTGGACTGGAAGCAGCCcacatctggatttccatccctttctcaATATTCTGCATTATTGGCCTGTTGGGAAATTTCACACTTCTGTTTGTTGTAAGCAaagagcagaccctgcacaaACCAATGTATGTGCTGATCTGCACGCTGGCGATCACAGATATTGGCATGTCTATCTCTGTCATGCCGaaggtgctttgtatattttggttcaatcTGAAAGACATTACCATGGATGGCTGCCTGacccagatgttcttccttcACACAGTGACTGTTATGCATTCAGGTACCCTAGTGACAATGGCCTTCGATCGCTATGTTGCCATATGTAAACCTTTGAGATAcagcaccatcctcaccaatGCACTAATATTTAAGTTAGTGCTAGTGGGTTTGATAAGAGCTGTTTTATttgttctgcccctgcccctgcttcttACTAGGCTGCCCTTCTGTGCAAACCGCATAATCCCAAACACCTTTTGTGACCATATAGCTGTGGCAAAGATATCATGTGGGGACATCACAATCAACAGTATGTACGCCTTGGTGATAGTGTCTCTCATCATTGGTTTAGATCTAATGCTCATTTCCCTGTCCTATGGTCTGATCCTCAGGGCCGTCCTTAGAATGTTCTCCAAGAAAACCCACCCTAAAGCTCTCAATACCTGTACAGCCCACATCTGTGTAATGTTGACCTCTTACactcccttcctcttctccactCTGACACACCGGTTTGGTCATGACATTGCTCCCCATGTTCACATCATCTTGGGCAACATCTATTTCCTGATCCCTCCAATGCTGAACCCTGTCATTTATGgggtcaaaaccaaagagcttcgtgaGAAAGTTGGCAAATACTCCTGCCAAATATTATTGCCTGTGGCCACTAACTTCAAGCATGCATGA
- the LOC142007636 gene encoding olfactory receptor 52P1-like, with protein sequence MASFNHTPSDPSTFILLGIPGLEAAHIWISIPLSTFYIISLLGNFTVLFLVGKEQTLHKPMYLLICILSFTEIGTSTSVIPKALCIFWFNLQNITVGGCLTQTFFLHAFSMMHSSVLVTMAFDRYVAICNPLRYATILTNARVTNLGLVGLVRAVLFILPMPLFLSRLPFCGNRIIPHTYCDHMSVAKISCGNITLNKIYGLVMAFIVMVLDLTLIALSYGLIIRSVLRISSKKAHQKALSTCTAHISVMLISYPLLLFSTLTHRFGQGISPHVHIILANIYILIPPLLNPFIYGVKTKELHDKLGRYIHRILSCRATDIEPG encoded by the coding sequence ATGGCATCTTTCAACCACACCCCATCAGACCCTTCAACCTTCATCCTCTTGGGTATCCCTGGCTTGGAAGCTGCTCACAtttggatttccatccctttgtCTACATTCTACATAATCAGCCTTTTGGGAAATTTCACAGTTTTGTTTCTTGTAGGCAAAGAACAGACCCTGCACAAACCAATGTACCTGCTGATCTGCATACTGTCATTCACAGAAATTGGGACATCTACCTCAGTCATACCAAAGGCACTGTGCATATTTTGGTTCAATTTGCAAAACATTACTGTGGGTGGATGTCTTACCCAGACTTTCTTCCTTCATGCATTTTCTATGATGCATTCATCCGTCCTTGTGacaatggcctttgatcgctatgTCGCCATATGTAACCCACTGAGATatgccaccatcctcaccaatgcACGAGTGACTAATCTAGGGCTAGTGGGTTTGGTGAGAGCAGTTCTCTTCATTCTGCCCATGCCCTTGTTCCTGAGCAGATTGCCATTCTGTGGCAACCGCATTATCCCTCATACATACTGTGACCATATgtctgtggcaaagatttcatgTGGGAACATCACGTTAAACAAGATATATGGGTTAGTGATGGCATTTATAGTCATGGTGTTAGACCTGACGCTCATTGCCCTCTCCTATGGCCTAATAATCAGATCCGTCCTCAGAATCTCCTCCAAGAAAGCCCACCAGAAAGCCCtcagcacctgcacagcccacatATCAGTAATGCTGATATCTTACCCTCTCTTACTCTTCTCCACTCTCACACATCGGTTTGGTCAGGGCATATCTCCACATGTTCACATCATCTTGGCTAATATCTATATTCTTATCCCACCCCTGCTCAACCCTTTTATTTATGgggtcaaaaccaaagagctGCATGACAAGTTGGGCAGATACATCCACAGAATATTATCCTGTAGGGCTACTGACATTGAACCTGGATGA